The nucleotide window GGACATCATCGAAAGTTCAGTCATATCACGGCCAACGTACATAAGTGATCATCCTTTCATTTAGGTTTAAACTTAATGTTAGTCTTTTCTGAGGTACTGTTTTTTATCAGGGCTCTTTTGGGAGACTTATTGTCATATATACCTGAAAAAGCTAAAATGAAACAAAATCATGATTCCGCTTTTAACAGAAAGAGGATAGGAAAGGAAATTGCACATGACACAAAAAGTAGCACTCATTACAGGAAGCAGCCGTGGAATCGGCAAAGCAGCGGCCATCAGGCTTGCTAAAGAAGGATATGACATTGTCATCAATTATGCCCGCAGCAAATCGGCAGCATTAGAAACAGCCGAGCAAATCGAATCACTTGGAAGGAAGGCTCTCGTCGTAAAAGCGAATGTCGGTGACGTCAGTAAGATAAAGGCGATGTTTGAACAAATCGATGCAGAGTTTGGAAGGCTGGATGTGTTCGTGAACAATGCAGCATCAGGTGTGCTGCGGCCAGCAATGGAACTGGAAGAATCTCATTGGGACTGGACAATGAACATCAATAGCAAGGCATTGTTATTCTGTGCCCAGGAAGCTGCGAAGCTGATGGAGAGAAATGGAGGCGGAAAGATCGTCAGCATCAGCTCA belongs to Mesobacillus sp. AQ2 and includes:
- the fabL gene encoding enoyl-[acyl-carrier-protein] reductase FabL; the encoded protein is MTQKVALITGSSRGIGKAAAIRLAKEGYDIVINYARSKSAALETAEQIESLGRKALVVKANVGDVSKIKAMFEQIDAEFGRLDVFVNNAASGVLRPAMELEESHWDWTMNINSKALLFCAQEAAKLMERNGGGKIVSISSLGSIRYLENYTTVGVSKAALEALTRYLAVELARKNIVVNAVSGGAVDTEALTHFPNREELLAEAREKTPAGRMVEIDDMINAVMFLLKDESSMIRGQTIIVDGGISLLV